A single Vulpes lagopus strain Blue_001 chromosome 3, ASM1834538v1, whole genome shotgun sequence DNA region contains:
- the LOC121487026 gene encoding collagen alpha-1(I) chain-like has protein sequence MARPPGASGPVGTGLRAPWPRNSQGHSDAGAAGTHAEKGRAEHSKRHKRDSLRAWAWAPRTHTGTRPRGGSADGQEWGQNGIPDTVAAGPAAARAPKAAPGPAPLRRGGCLAPTGLVAQLRVPVSLRLTCPPSPADHRPFGPQPRRPRSAGPGHQMARPPGASGPVGTGLRAPWPRNSQGHSDAGAAGTHAEKGRAEHSKRHKRDSLRAWAWAPRTHTGTRPRGGSADGQEWGQNGIPDTVAAGPAAARAPKAAPGPAPLRRGGCLAPTGLVAQLRVPVSLRLCERPGVVRSRPAPARGTPPASERSDVGGGVPSGEPSGGDAPARPGTGARPGSGDSLRSGPRRPRSAGPGHQMARPPGASGPVGTGLRAPWPRNSQGHSDAGAAGTHAEKGRAEHSKRHKRDSLRAWAWAPRTHTGTRPRGGSADGQEWGQNGIPDTVAAGPAAARAPKAAPGPAPLRRGGCLAPTGLVAQLRVPVSLRLCERPGVVRSRPAPARGTPPASERSDVGGGVPSGEPSGGDAPARPGTGARPGSGDSLRSGPRRPRSAGPGHQMARPPGASGPVGTGLRAPWPRNSQGHSDAGAAGTHAEKGRAEHSKRHKRDSLRAWAWAPRTHTGTRPRGGSADGQEWGQNGIPDTVAAGPAAARAPKAAPGPAPLRRGGCLAPTGLVAQLRVPVSLRLCERPGVVRSRPAPARGTPPASERSDVGGGVPSGEPSGGDAPARPGTGARPGSGDSLRSGPRRPRSAGPGHQMARPPGASGPVGTGLRAPWPRNSQGHSDAGAAGTHAEKGRAEHSKRHKRDSLRAWAWAPRTHTGTRPRGGSADGQEWGQNGIPDTVAAGPAAARAPKAAPGPAPLRRGGCLAPTGLVAQLRVPVSLRLCERPGVVRSRPAPARGTPPASERSDVGGGVPSGEPSGGDAPARPGTGARPGSGDSLRSGVKGEGNIALIPDERALQPLIHTKLEVVETRGLEEKEEAMCPGDGYLST, from the exons ATGGCCCGACCGCCCGGGGCCTCAGGCCCCGTTGGCACCGGGCTGCGCGCTCCGTGGCCCCGCAACAGCCAAGGCCACAGCGACGCGGGGGCGGCCGGCACCCATGCCGAAAAGGGCCGCGCGGAACAcagcaagagacacaagagagactcGCTCCGCGCCTGGGCGTGGGCGCCgcgcacgcacacaggcacacggcCCCGCGGCGGTTCGGCTGATGGGCAGGAATGGGGGCAGAACGGCATCCCTGACACCGTGGCTGCAGGGCCCGCGGCTGCCAGGGCTCCTaaggcagctccagggcctgcgcccctCCGGCGGGGTGGCTGCCTCGCCCCCACAGGCCTTGTGGCCCAGCTCCGAGTGCCCGTGTCcctccgtct gacatgccctccctcccccgcggacCACCGTCCCTTCGGCCCTCAGCCACGACGTCCACGCTCCGCGGGCCCAGGACACCAGATGGCCCGACCGCCCGGGGCCTCAGGCCCCGTTGGCACCGGGCTGCGCGCTCCGTGGCCCCGCAACAGCCAAGGCCACAGCGACGCGGGGGCGGCCGGCACCCATGCCGAAAAGGGCCGCGCGGAACAcagcaagagacacaagagagactcGCTCCGCGCCTGGGCGTGGGCGCCgcgcacgcacacaggcacacggcCCCGCGGCGGTTCGGCTGATGGGCAGGAATGGGGGCAGAACGGCATCCCTGACACCGTGGCTGCAGGGCCCGCGGCTGCCAGGGCTCCTaaggcagctccagggcctgcgcccctCCGGCGGGGTGGCTGCCTCGCCCCCACAGGCCTTGTGGCCCAGCTCCGAGTGCCCGTGTCcctccgtctgtgt gagaggccaggggtcgTCCGGAGCCGGCCGGCGCCGGCCCGCGGCACCCCCCCAGCCAGTGAGCGGTCCGATGTGGGGGGCGGCGTGCCATCCGGGGAGCCGAGCGGCGGCGACGCGCCCGCCAGGCCGGGGACGGGAGCGCGCCCGGGCTCCGGCGACAGCCTCCGCTCCGGG CCACGACGTCCACGCTCCGCGGGCCCAGGACACCAGATGGCCCGACCGCCCGGGGCCTCAGGCCCCGTTGGCACCGGGCTGCGCGCTCCGTGGCCCCGCAACAGCCAAGGCCACAGCGACGCGGGGGCGGCCGGCACCCATGCCGAAAAGGGCCGCGCGGAACAcagcaagagacacaagagagactcGCTCCGCGCCTGGGCGTGGGCGCCgcgcacgcacacaggcacacggcCCCGCGGCGGTTCGGCTGATGGGCAGGAATGGGGGCAGAACGGCATCCCTGACACCGTGGCTGCAGGGCCCGCGGCTGCCAGGGCTCCTaaggcagctccagggcctgcgcccctCCGGCGGGGTGGCTGCCTCGCCCCCACAGGCCTTGTGGCCCAGCTCCGAGTGCCCGTGTCcctccgtctgtgt gagaggccaggggtcgTCCGGAGCCGGCCGGCGCCGGCCCGCGGCACCCCCCCAGCCAGTGAGCGGTCCGATGTGGGGGGCGGCGTGCCATCCGGGGAGCCGAGCGGCGGCGACGCGCCCGCCAGGCCGGGGACGGGAGCGCGCCCGGGCTCCGGCGACAGCCTCCGCTCCGGG CCACGACGTCCACGCTCCGCGGGCCCAGGACACCAGATGGCCCGACCGCCCGGGGCCTCAGGCCCCGTTGGCACCGGGCTGCGCGCTCCGTGGCCCCGCAACAGCCAAGGCCACAGCGACGCGGGGGCGGCCGGCACCCATGCCGAAAAGGGCCGCGCGGAACAcagcaagagacacaagagagactcGCTCCGCGCCTGGGCGTGGGCGCCgcgcacgcacacaggcacacggcCCCGCGGCGGTTCGGCTGATGGGCAGGAATGGGGGCAGAACGGCATCCCTGACACCGTGGCTGCAGGGCCCGCGGCTGCCAGGGCTCCTaaggcagctccagggcctgcgcccctCCGGCGGGGTGGCTGCCTCGCCCCCACAGGCCTTGTGGCCCAGCTCCGAGTGCCCGTGTCcctccgtctgtgt gagaggccaggggtcgTCCGGAGCCGGCCGGCGCCGGCCCGCGGCACCCCCCCAGCCAGTGAGCGGTCCGATGTGGGGGGCGGCGTGCCATCCGGGGAGCCGAGCGGCGGCGACGCGCCCGCCAGGCCGGGGACGGGAGCGCGCCCGGGCTCCGGCGACAGCCTCCGCTCCGGG CCACGACGTCCACGCTCCGCGGGCCCAGGACACCAGATGGCCCGACCGCCCGGGGCCTCAGGCCCCGTTGGCACCGGGCTGCGCGCTCCGTGGCCCCGCAACAGCCAAGGCCACAGCGACGCGGGGGCGGCCGGCACCCATGCCGAAAAGGGCCGCGCGGAACAcagcaagagacacaagagagactcGCTCCGCGCCTGGGCGTGGGCGCCgcgcacgcacacaggcacacggcCCCGCGGCGGTTCGGCTGATGGGCAGGAATGGGGGCAGAACGGCATCCCTGACACCGTGGCTGCAGGGCCCGCGGCTGCCAGGGCTCCTaaggcagctccagggcctgcgcccctCCGGCGGGGTGGCTGCCTCGCCCCCACAGGCCTTGTGGCCCAGCTCCGAGTGCCCGTGTCcctccgtctgtgt gagaggccaggggtcgTCCGGAGCCGGCCGGCGCCGGCCCGCGGCACCCCCCCAGCCAGTGAGCGGTCCGATGTGGGGGGCGGCGTGCCATCCGGCGAGCCGAGCGGCGGCGACGCGCCCGCCAGGCCGGGGACGGGAGCGCGCCCGGGCTCCGGCGACAGCCTCCGCTCCGGG GTGAAGGGGGAAGGGAACATCGCACTAATTCCAGATGAACGGGCCCTGCAGCCTCTTATTCACACTAAATTGGAAGTGGTAGAAACAAGAGGactagaggaaaaggaagaagcaatgtGCCCTGGAGATGGATATCTGAGCACATAG